In a genomic window of Bradyrhizobium sp. LLZ17:
- a CDS encoding efflux RND transporter periplasmic adaptor subunit, whose protein sequence is MGGPDGSEQFVKTHDFVQPRPRAIAGLLAAAFALAGCGQPASQAAAPPPPAVTIAQPVKRTVTDWDEFTGRFEAVEEVQVRPRVGGYVNSVEFQDGAIVHAGDLLYVIDPRPFEAVAEQADGQLSDARAKVELAKRELDRGLNLVQTSAVSEQVVDQRRQALQAAHAAETQAEGALKAAKLNIEFTHVTAPITGRVSRHLVSAGNLVQGSDSGTSTLLTSIVTLDPIYVYFDMDETTFMKYSKLWFEGKRPSSRDTANPVQVTLAGETKPSHDGTINFLDNRLDVSTGTLRSRAVIKNTDLSILPGQFGRVRLIGSAPYEALLIPDVAVATDQSRKIVFVVKPDDTVEARPVTLGPLDDGLRVIREGLKADDRVIVNGIQRARVGAKVAPSPAQAPAAGKPGDKS, encoded by the coding sequence ATGGGCGGACCGGACGGAAGCGAGCAATTTGTCAAAACGCACGATTTCGTTCAGCCGCGGCCCCGCGCAATCGCCGGACTTCTGGCCGCGGCATTCGCCCTCGCCGGCTGTGGACAGCCCGCCTCGCAGGCGGCCGCCCCGCCGCCTCCGGCGGTGACAATTGCCCAGCCGGTCAAGCGCACGGTCACCGATTGGGACGAGTTCACCGGCCGCTTCGAGGCGGTCGAGGAGGTGCAGGTCCGCCCGCGGGTCGGCGGCTATGTCAACTCCGTCGAGTTCCAGGACGGCGCGATCGTGCACGCCGGCGACCTGCTCTATGTGATCGACCCGCGTCCGTTCGAGGCGGTGGCGGAGCAGGCCGACGGCCAGCTCTCGGACGCCCGCGCCAAGGTGGAGCTCGCCAAGCGCGAGCTCGACCGCGGTCTCAACCTGGTGCAGACCAGCGCCGTCTCGGAGCAGGTGGTCGATCAGCGCCGCCAGGCCTTGCAGGCCGCGCATGCCGCCGAGACGCAGGCCGAAGGTGCGCTGAAGGCGGCCAAGCTCAATATCGAGTTCACCCATGTCACCGCGCCGATCACCGGGCGCGTCAGCCGCCATCTCGTCAGCGCCGGCAATCTCGTGCAGGGCAGCGATAGCGGGACTTCGACGCTGCTGACCTCGATCGTGACGCTCGATCCGATCTACGTCTATTTCGACATGGATGAGACGACATTCATGAAATACAGCAAGCTGTGGTTCGAGGGTAAGCGTCCAAGCTCGCGCGATACCGCAAATCCGGTGCAAGTGACGCTCGCCGGCGAGACCAAGCCCTCGCATGACGGCACCATCAACTTCCTCGACAACCGCCTTGATGTCTCGACCGGCACGCTGCGCAGCCGCGCCGTCATCAAGAACACCGATCTCTCGATCCTGCCCGGCCAGTTCGGCCGCGTCCGCCTGATCGGCAGCGCGCCCTATGAGGCGCTGCTGATTCCGGACGTCGCGGTCGCAACCGACCAGTCGCGCAAGATCGTGTTCGTGGTCAAGCCGGACGACACTGTCGAGGCGCGTCCTGTGACGCTCGGGCCACTGGATGATGGCCTGCGCGTGATCCGCGAAGGATTGAAGGCGGACGATCGCGTCATCGTCAACGGCATCCAGCGCGCCCGTGTCGGAGCCAAGGTCGCCCCGTCTCCCGCCCAGGCACCGGCTGCTGGCAAGCCCGGTGACAAATCATGA
- a CDS encoding efflux RND transporter permease subunit: MNLGRLSINQPILAMVLSIVLLIVGALAYTTLPVSEYPQVVPPTVVVTTQYPGASAQTVSDTVAAPIEQQINGVEDMLYLYSQATSNGQLTITVTFKLGTDLDKAQVLVQNRVAIAQPQLPDEVQRNGVVTRKNSPDILMVVFMLSPDDTFDQLYISNYALLQVRDQLLRIDGVGDIQIFGARDYSMRLWLDPDRIANLGLTSDEVLGAIRAQNVQIAGGQLAEPPIADRAFQPNLTFTGRLKDKKQFEDILIKAGSDGRTARLRDVARIELGALAYSTNSFLLRKSAVAMLVTQRPGSNALATAKHISDTMTKLKESFPKGLDYNIGYNPTEFIAQSVHELIKTIYEAMLLVVVVVLVFLQGWRPAIIPIIAIPVSLVGTFAVMAALGFSINNLTLFGLVLAVGIVVDDAIVVVENVERHLEHGMSRRDAALKTMEEVGGALVSIALVLCAVFVPTAFLGGISGQFFQQFAVTIAVATAISCFCSLTLSPALASLLLVPHEEKRPPARWNVLARGWGAFTGAFNRVFERLAHGYAGVANFVIRHSVVMILVYVVLIGSAGWLIGTTSQGFIPAQDRGYVIISVQLPGAASLARTTEVVREIERIALDTRGIVRVAAFAGFSGATRTQAGNAAALFPVFDEPEARIKKGLSANAITAELRKRLATIQGAFIIVIPPPAVPGIGTGGGFTIRIQDRQGRGPELLAAATDELVAAARKSPSLFAPSVFSPFSANTPQLFVDIDRTKAQKLGVPIANINDTIQTYFGSTYVNDFNLFGRTYHVTAQADFPFRKEPADLARLRTRNASGDMVMLGSVVDFKDVSGPDRVARYNLYAASELQGEPAPGTSSTTALNAIKKLADETLPSGFSFEWTDLSYQQITGGNAGLYVFPICVLFVYLVLAAQYGSWTLPFAVILIVPMCLLAATIGVRIMGQDVNILTQIGFVVLVGLAAKNAILIVEFARDIELEGKPRLEAVIEACRLRLRPILMTSFAFILGVLPLVISSGSGSEMRQAVGVAVFFGMIGVTLFGLVFTPIFYVVVRNLAEGRNEGKPKPEVAA, encoded by the coding sequence ATGAATCTTGGCCGTCTCTCCATCAACCAGCCCATTCTCGCGATGGTGCTGTCGATCGTGCTGCTGATCGTCGGCGCGCTCGCCTACACCACGCTGCCGGTCTCGGAATATCCGCAAGTGGTGCCGCCGACCGTCGTCGTCACCACGCAATATCCCGGCGCCTCGGCGCAAACCGTGTCCGACACCGTCGCCGCCCCGATCGAGCAACAGATCAACGGCGTCGAGGACATGCTGTATCTCTACAGCCAGGCGACCTCGAACGGCCAGCTCACCATCACCGTCACCTTCAAGCTGGGGACCGATCTCGACAAGGCGCAGGTGCTGGTGCAGAATCGCGTCGCGATCGCGCAGCCGCAACTGCCGGACGAGGTGCAGCGCAACGGCGTCGTCACCCGCAAGAACTCGCCCGACATCCTCATGGTCGTGTTCATGCTGTCGCCCGACGACACCTTCGACCAGCTCTACATCTCAAACTACGCGCTGCTCCAGGTTCGCGACCAGCTGCTGCGGATCGACGGCGTCGGCGACATCCAGATCTTTGGTGCGCGCGATTATTCGATGCGGCTCTGGCTCGATCCCGACCGGATCGCCAATCTCGGTCTGACCTCGGACGAAGTGCTCGGGGCGATCCGGGCGCAGAACGTGCAAATCGCAGGCGGCCAGCTCGCCGAACCGCCGATCGCCGACCGCGCCTTCCAGCCGAACCTCACCTTCACCGGACGCTTGAAGGACAAGAAACAGTTTGAGGACATTCTGATCAAGGCCGGCTCCGACGGGCGGACGGCGCGGCTGCGCGACGTCGCCCGCATCGAGCTCGGCGCGCTGGCCTACTCCACCAACAGCTTCCTGTTGCGCAAATCGGCGGTCGCCATGCTGGTGACGCAGCGGCCGGGATCCAACGCGCTCGCGACCGCCAAGCATATCTCGGACACGATGACGAAGCTCAAGGAGAGTTTCCCGAAGGGCCTCGACTACAATATCGGCTACAACCCGACGGAGTTCATCGCTCAATCCGTCCACGAGCTGATCAAGACCATCTACGAGGCCATGCTGCTCGTGGTCGTCGTGGTGCTGGTGTTCCTGCAAGGATGGCGGCCCGCGATCATCCCGATCATCGCGATACCGGTCTCGCTGGTCGGCACGTTTGCGGTGATGGCGGCACTCGGCTTCTCCATCAACAATCTCACGCTGTTCGGGCTGGTGCTCGCGGTCGGCATCGTGGTCGACGACGCCATCGTCGTGGTCGAGAATGTCGAGCGGCATCTCGAGCACGGCATGAGCCGGCGCGACGCTGCGCTGAAAACCATGGAGGAGGTTGGCGGTGCGCTGGTGTCGATCGCGCTGGTGTTGTGCGCCGTGTTCGTCCCGACGGCGTTCCTGGGCGGCATATCCGGGCAATTCTTCCAGCAATTCGCCGTCACCATTGCGGTCGCGACCGCGATCTCCTGCTTCTGCTCGCTGACGCTGTCGCCGGCCTTGGCTTCGCTCCTCCTCGTTCCGCACGAGGAGAAGCGGCCGCCTGCGCGCTGGAATGTCCTCGCGCGCGGCTGGGGCGCGTTCACCGGCGCCTTCAACCGTGTGTTCGAGCGGCTGGCGCATGGCTATGCCGGCGTCGCCAATTTCGTGATCCGGCACTCGGTGGTGATGATCCTGGTCTATGTCGTGCTGATCGGCAGCGCCGGCTGGCTGATCGGGACCACGTCGCAGGGCTTCATTCCGGCGCAGGATCGCGGCTACGTCATCATCTCCGTGCAATTGCCGGGCGCGGCGTCGCTGGCGCGCACCACGGAGGTCGTGCGCGAGATCGAGCGGATCGCGCTGGACACGCGGGGCATCGTCCGCGTCGCCGCCTTCGCCGGCTTCTCGGGCGCGACCCGCACGCAGGCCGGCAACGCGGCGGCGCTGTTTCCCGTGTTCGACGAACCCGAGGCGCGGATCAAGAAAGGACTATCCGCCAACGCCATCACCGCCGAGTTGCGCAAGCGCCTCGCCACGATCCAGGGCGCCTTCATCATCGTCATTCCGCCGCCGGCGGTGCCCGGCATCGGCACCGGCGGCGGCTTCACCATCCGCATCCAGGATCGCCAGGGCCGCGGTCCGGAGCTGCTGGCAGCGGCGACCGACGAACTCGTCGCCGCCGCGCGCAAATCGCCCTCGCTCTTCGCCCCCTCGGTGTTCTCGCCGTTCTCGGCCAACACGCCGCAGCTCTTTGTCGATATCGATCGCACCAAGGCGCAGAAGTTAGGGGTGCCCATCGCCAATATCAACGACACGATCCAGACCTATTTCGGATCGACCTATGTCAACGACTTCAACCTGTTCGGCCGCACCTATCACGTCACCGCCCAGGCCGATTTCCCGTTCCGCAAAGAACCGGCCGACCTCGCACGCTTGCGCACGCGAAATGCCTCCGGCGACATGGTGATGCTGGGCAGCGTGGTCGACTTCAAGGATGTTTCGGGTCCGGACCGCGTCGCACGCTACAATCTCTACGCGGCGTCCGAATTGCAGGGCGAGCCGGCGCCGGGTACCAGCTCGACCACCGCGCTCAACGCCATCAAGAAGCTCGCCGACGAGACCTTGCCGAGCGGCTTCAGCTTCGAATGGACCGATCTGTCCTATCAGCAGATCACCGGCGGCAATGCCGGTCTTTACGTTTTTCCAATCTGCGTACTGTTCGTCTATCTCGTACTCGCCGCGCAATATGGCAGCTGGACACTGCCGTTCGCGGTGATCCTGATCGTACCGATGTGCCTGTTGGCGGCCACCATCGGCGTGCGCATCATGGGCCAGGACGTCAACATCCTCACGCAGATCGGCTTCGTCGTGCTGGTGGGGCTGGCGGCAAAGAACGCGATCCTCATCGTGGAGTTCGCGCGCGACATCGAGCTCGAAGGCAAGCCGCGGCTAGAGGCTGTGATCGAGGCCTGCCGATTGCGCCTGCGGCCGATCCTGATGACGTCCTTTGCCTTCATCCTCGGGGTGCTGCCGCTGGTGATCTCGTCCGGCTCCGGCTCGGAGATGCGGCAAGCCGTCGGCGTCGCCGTCTTCTTCGGCATGATCGGCGTCACTTTGTTCGGCCTGGTGTTCACCCCGATCTTCTATGTCGTGGTGCGGAACCTGGCGGAGGGGCGGAACGAGGGGAAGCCGAAACCTGAGGTCGCTGCCTGA
- a CDS encoding ABC transporter substrate-binding protein: MKSALLAAVAMSALLLAAPASAQGVKIGILNDQSGVYADYGGKYSVEAARMAIEDFGGEVLGQKIEMVTADHQNKPDLATSIARRWYDADNVDMITELTTSSVALAVQDLSKEKKKIDIVVGAATSSITGSACSPYGFHWAFDTHALAVGTGGALTKAGGDTWFFLTADYAFGYALEKDTSEIVTHNGGKVLGSVRVPLNSSDFSSFLLQAQSSKAKIVALANAGQDTTNSIKQAAEFGVVSGGQKLAGLLMTLAEVNGLGLQAAQGLVLTEGFYWDHDDTTRAFSERFFKRTGRMPSMIHAGTYSATLSYLKAVKAAGTKDSDAVARKLKELPVDDAFAKGKVLENGRMVHDMYLFEVKKPSESKKPWDYYKQLAVVPGDQAFFTAKESGCPLTK, encoded by the coding sequence ATGAAATCAGCACTTTTGGCCGCTGTCGCAATGTCGGCGCTGTTGCTGGCCGCGCCGGCCTCCGCGCAAGGCGTCAAGATCGGCATCCTCAACGATCAGTCCGGCGTCTATGCCGATTACGGCGGAAAGTATTCGGTCGAAGCGGCCAGGATGGCGATCGAGGATTTCGGCGGCGAAGTGCTCGGCCAGAAGATCGAGATGGTCACCGCCGATCACCAGAACAAGCCTGATCTGGCCACCTCCATCGCGCGGCGCTGGTATGACGCTGACAATGTCGACATGATCACGGAGCTGACGACGTCGTCGGTGGCGCTCGCCGTGCAGGACCTGTCGAAGGAAAAGAAGAAGATCGACATCGTGGTCGGCGCGGCCACGTCGAGCATCACCGGCAGCGCTTGCTCGCCCTACGGCTTCCACTGGGCGTTCGACACCCATGCGCTCGCGGTCGGTACCGGTGGCGCGCTGACCAAAGCGGGCGGCGACACCTGGTTCTTCCTCACCGCCGACTACGCCTTCGGCTATGCGCTGGAGAAAGACACCAGCGAGATCGTGACCCACAATGGCGGCAAGGTGCTGGGCTCGGTTCGTGTGCCGCTCAACTCGTCGGACTTCTCCTCGTTCCTGCTGCAAGCGCAGAGCTCGAAGGCGAAGATCGTCGCCCTCGCCAATGCCGGCCAGGACACCACCAATTCGATCAAGCAGGCGGCCGAGTTCGGCGTCGTCTCCGGCGGTCAGAAGCTTGCAGGCCTGTTGATGACACTCGCGGAGGTGAACGGGCTCGGCTTGCAGGCCGCGCAAGGCCTGGTGCTGACGGAAGGCTTCTATTGGGACCATGACGACACCACGCGCGCGTTCTCCGAGCGGTTCTTCAAGCGCACCGGCCGGATGCCGAGCATGATCCACGCCGGCACCTATTCGGCGACGCTGAGCTATCTGAAGGCGGTGAAGGCCGCCGGCACCAAGGACAGCGACGCGGTCGCCAGGAAGCTGAAGGAGCTGCCGGTCGACGACGCCTTCGCCAAGGGCAAGGTGCTGGAGAACGGCCGCATGGTCCACGACATGTATCTGTTCGAGGTCAAGAAGCCCTCGGAGTCGAAGAAGCCGTGGGATTATTACAAGCAGCTCGCGGTGGTCCCCGGCGACCAGGCCTTCTTCACCGCCAAGGAGAGCGGCTGCCCGCTGACGAAGTGA
- a CDS encoding MAPEG family protein: protein MYHLTALVTLLAILFFFFTSMNVSRSRTRTGVKAPAMSGHPDFERAFRIQMNTLEWMPIFLPSLWLFAVYIGDAAAGGIGAVWIIGRIVYFIGYSKAAAKRGPGFFIQGIAAIVLWAGALGAVVLRLV from the coding sequence ATGTACCACCTCACTGCGCTCGTCACGCTGCTGGCGATCCTGTTTTTCTTCTTCACATCCATGAACGTGTCGCGCTCGCGCACCAGGACCGGCGTCAAGGCGCCGGCGATGTCGGGCCACCCGGATTTCGAGCGGGCCTTCCGCATCCAGATGAACACGCTGGAGTGGATGCCGATCTTCCTGCCGTCGTTGTGGCTGTTCGCGGTCTATATCGGCGACGCCGCCGCCGGCGGGATCGGCGCGGTGTGGATCATCGGCCGTATCGTCTACTTCATCGGCTATTCGAAGGCGGCCGCGAAGCGCGGCCCGGGATTCTTCATCCAGGGCATCGCGGCCATCGTGTTGTGGGCGGGAGCTCTGGGGGCGGTGGTGTTAAGGTTGGTGTAG
- a CDS encoding lipocalin-like domain-containing protein, which produces MSADGISRRALVGGIAALALARRPTAQGYAGLGEKADGFAQVTPGKMFSFPADHGPHPAFRIEWWYLTANLVDSNGAPCGLQWTLFRQATRPGPQGEGWANQQIWMAHAAVTRADTHRFNERFSRGGIGQAGVAAKPFAAWIDDWEMKATDRTDDRTLSPLTLKAAGADFSYALTLEADRPVVLQGDGGYSRKSERGQASYYYSQPFFHARGSITIDDKPVDVSGQAWMDREWSSQPLDTDQTGWDWLSLHLASGDKLMLYRLRQKDGKDYPFGNWIFADGRTQMIAGNDIQMTPKATADVAGRRLPVQWQITIPSRSFSIVCKPLNPKAWMGTGFSYWEGPISFAGTHNGVGYLELTGY; this is translated from the coding sequence ATGAGCGCTGACGGCATCTCGCGACGCGCCCTTGTCGGCGGCATCGCGGCGCTCGCGCTTGCGCGCCGCCCAACCGCGCAAGGTTATGCCGGGCTCGGCGAGAAGGCGGACGGCTTCGCGCAGGTGACGCCGGGAAAGATGTTCTCCTTTCCGGCCGATCACGGGCCGCATCCGGCGTTTCGCATCGAATGGTGGTATCTCACCGCGAACCTCGTCGACAGCAACGGCGCTCCTTGCGGGCTGCAATGGACGCTGTTCCGCCAGGCGACCCGGCCGGGGCCGCAGGGCGAGGGCTGGGCCAATCAACAGATCTGGATGGCGCATGCCGCGGTGACGCGGGCCGATACCCATCGTTTCAACGAGCGGTTTTCGCGCGGCGGCATCGGCCAGGCCGGCGTCGCGGCAAAGCCATTCGCGGCATGGATCGACGATTGGGAGATGAAAGCAACTGACCGCACCGACGATCGCACCTTGTCGCCGCTGACCCTGAAAGCCGCGGGCGCTGACTTCAGCTATGCGCTGACGCTCGAAGCGGATCGTCCGGTGGTGTTGCAAGGTGACGGCGGCTACAGCCGCAAGTCGGAGCGCGGCCAGGCGTCCTACTATTACAGCCAACCGTTTTTTCACGCTCGCGGCAGCATCACGATCGACGACAAGCCGGTCGATGTCTCGGGCCAGGCCTGGATGGACCGCGAATGGAGCAGCCAGCCGCTCGACACCGACCAGACCGGCTGGGACTGGCTGTCGCTGCATCTCGCCTCCGGCGACAAGCTGATGCTGTACCGGCTCCGTCAAAAGGATGGCAAGGACTATCCGTTCGGCAACTGGATTTTCGCCGACGGCCGAACGCAGATGATTGCGGGCAACGACATTCAGATGACACCAAAGGCAACGGCGGATGTCGCGGGACGCAGGCTGCCGGTGCAATGGCAGATCACGATCCCGTCGCGATCATTCTCGATCGTTTGCAAGCCGCTCAACCCAAAGGCCTGGATGGGGACCGGCTTCTCCTATTGGGAAGGACCGATCAGCTTCGCCGGCACGCATAATGGCGTTGGCTATCTCGAGCTGACCGGCTATTGA
- a CDS encoding ABC transporter permease, whose amino-acid sequence MRRALWVLAVLLSHWRRHKMQFATLLIGLIAATALWSGVQAINQQARNAYDRAAATFGGVRTAMLVVPNAATFPQEFFVKLRRAGWPVSPVLEGRVQLNGRSVRLLGIEPVTLPSDVGNAPRLGAADLSSFVDAPGQTLVARETLTDLQQPEGATPSISNGAKLPPLHVQPQLVPEVLVVDIGVAQRLLNKPDQVSRLLIGKPKGKPAPLASVVGDQLQLVEPNAETELERLTDSFHLNLTAFGLLSFFVGLFIVNSAVGLAFEQRLPMLRTLRACGASARLVNTVLVVELVALALVAGLIGLVCGYFIAAALLPDVAASLRGLYGAQIPGQLTLRPEWWLAGIGISIAGALVAAATSLIKAIRMPVLATAQPYAWQQRQRRWLILQSVAACAVFAVALLLLRYGYSLIAGFGVLAALMLGAALILPALLEIMLRVGQRTARGPLALWFWADSRQQLSGLSLALMALLLALSVNVGVSTMVETFSRTFVGWLNGRLAADVYISASDNAQAVAIRNWLKDRNDVQAILSGGRAETQVQGQPVELLGLPDHALYRERWPLLETAPRAWTQLIPGNAAFISEQLSRRLNVRVGDVIDVPAPGGTWELDIVGIYADYGNPKGQLAVNVAALIRQFPQTPQTRIGLIVPRDKIAGLIAALQAQFSLDDRSVADQATVKAESIRIFNRTFAVTSALNAFTLGVAGIALLTSLLTLANSRLPQLAPLWAIGITRPRLAAIELTKTLSVALFTSLLAVPLGLLVAWCLIAIVNVKAFGWRLPFHVFPLQLVELVAVALVASLLAALLPMIRLARMQPAALVKVFANER is encoded by the coding sequence ATGAGGCGCGCGCTGTGGGTGCTCGCCGTGCTGCTCAGCCATTGGCGGCGCCACAAGATGCAGTTCGCGACGCTGCTGATCGGGCTGATCGCGGCGACTGCGTTGTGGAGCGGAGTGCAGGCGATCAATCAGCAGGCCCGCAACGCCTATGACCGCGCGGCGGCGACATTTGGCGGCGTGCGCACGGCGATGCTGGTCGTGCCGAATGCGGCGACCTTCCCGCAAGAGTTTTTCGTCAAGCTCCGGCGCGCGGGTTGGCCGGTCTCGCCGGTGCTGGAAGGCCGCGTGCAGCTCAACGGCCGCTCGGTGCGGCTGCTCGGCATCGAGCCGGTGACGCTGCCGAGCGATGTCGGCAATGCGCCGCGCCTTGGGGCCGCGGATTTGAGCAGCTTCGTCGACGCGCCGGGCCAGACGCTGGTGGCGCGCGAGACGCTGACGGACTTGCAGCAACCGGAAGGCGCAACACCCTCCATCAGCAATGGCGCAAAACTGCCGCCGCTGCACGTGCAGCCCCAGCTCGTGCCTGAGGTGCTGGTCGTCGATATCGGCGTGGCGCAGCGGCTGCTCAACAAACCGGATCAGGTGTCGCGGCTTTTGATCGGCAAGCCAAAGGGCAAGCCCGCGCCGCTCGCAAGCGTCGTCGGCGACCAGCTGCAGCTGGTCGAGCCGAACGCCGAGACCGAGCTGGAACGCCTCACCGACAGCTTCCATCTCAACCTCACCGCCTTCGGACTGCTGTCGTTCTTCGTCGGTCTCTTCATCGTCAATTCGGCCGTCGGCCTCGCCTTCGAGCAGCGGCTGCCGATGCTGCGCACATTGCGCGCCTGCGGCGCCTCGGCGCGGCTGGTCAACACGGTGCTCGTGGTCGAGCTGGTGGCGCTGGCACTGGTCGCCGGCCTGATCGGATTGGTCTGCGGCTATTTCATCGCGGCGGCCCTGTTGCCCGACGTCGCGGCGTCGCTGCGCGGGCTCTATGGCGCGCAGATTCCGGGGCAGCTCACGCTCCGACCTGAATGGTGGCTCGCCGGCATCGGCATCAGCATTGCGGGCGCGCTTGTTGCGGCGGCAACCAGCCTGATCAAGGCGATCCGGATGCCGGTGCTGGCGACGGCGCAGCCGTATGCCTGGCAGCAACGGCAGCGCCGCTGGCTGATCCTGCAAAGCGTCGCTGCTTGCGCCGTGTTCGCGGTGGCGCTGCTGTTGCTGCGCTATGGCTACTCGCTGATCGCGGGCTTCGGGGTGCTGGCGGCACTGATGCTGGGGGCAGCGCTGATCCTGCCGGCTTTGCTCGAGATCATGCTGCGCGTGGGCCAACGCACCGCGCGAGGGCCGCTCGCGCTGTGGTTCTGGGCGGATAGCCGGCAACAGCTTTCGGGACTATCGCTGGCGCTGATGGCGCTGCTGCTCGCGCTTTCCGTCAATGTCGGCGTCTCCACCATGGTGGAAACCTTCAGCCGCACCTTTGTCGGCTGGCTCAACGGGCGGCTTGCCGCTGATGTCTACATCAGCGCCTCCGACAACGCCCAAGCCGTTGCGATCCGGAACTGGCTGAAGGACCGCAACGACGTGCAAGCCATTCTGTCGGGCGGCCGCGCGGAGACTCAAGTTCAGGGCCAGCCGGTGGAATTGCTCGGCCTGCCCGATCACGCGCTCTATCGCGAGCGCTGGCCGCTGCTGGAGACCGCGCCGCGCGCCTGGACGCAGCTCATCCCGGGCAATGCCGCCTTCATCAGCGAGCAATTGAGCCGGCGGCTGAATGTCCGGGTCGGCGATGTCATCGACGTGCCGGCGCCGGGCGGAACATGGGAGCTCGACATCGTCGGCATCTATGCCGATTACGGCAATCCCAAGGGGCAGCTTGCCGTCAATGTCGCGGCGCTGATCCGGCAGTTTCCGCAGACGCCGCAGACGCGGATTGGCCTTATTGTTCCGCGCGACAAGATTGCCGGATTGATCGCAGCATTGCAGGCGCAATTTTCGCTCGACGATCGCAGCGTCGCCGACCAGGCGACGGTGAAGGCGGAGTCGATCCGGATCTTCAACCGCACCTTTGCGGTCACCTCGGCGCTGAACGCCTTCACGCTTGGCGTTGCCGGCATCGCGCTGCTGACCAGCCTGCTGACGCTGGCGAATTCGCGCCTGCCGCAGCTCGCGCCGCTCTGGGCGATCGGCATCACGCGGCCGCGGCTCGCCGCGATCGAGTTGACCAAGACGCTGTCGGTTGCGCTGTTCACATCGCTGCTGGCTGTGCCGCTCGGACTCTTGGTGGCGTGGTGCCTGATTGCGATCGTGAACGTGAAGGCGTTCGGCTGGCGACTGCCGTTCCACGTGTTTCCGCTGCAACTGGTCGAGCTGGTCGCGGTCGCACTGGTCGCGTCGCTGCTTGCGGCGCTGCTGCCGATGATCCGGCTGGCGCGGATGCAGCCGGCGGCGCTCGTCAAGGTGTTCGCCAATGAGCGCTGA
- a CDS encoding ABC transporter ATP-binding protein, giving the protein MLSIKNLSKTFASAGEPVHVLRGVDLELKAGERVALTGESGSGKSTLLHLIAGLDAADDGTIRLEDIEVSKLSDAGRAAVRRDRIGLVFQQFNLIPSLSVADNLAFQARIAGRHDASWHTELVERLGLGGLLKRYPEQLSGGQQQRVAIGRALATKPSLLLADEPTGNLDEATANDVLALTRDLVARTGCGFLMVTHSLHLAGTLDRHVILHAGRIA; this is encoded by the coding sequence TTGCTGAGCATCAAAAACCTCTCAAAAACCTTCGCATCGGCCGGCGAGCCGGTGCACGTGTTGCGCGGCGTCGATCTCGAGCTCAAGGCCGGTGAGCGCGTTGCGCTGACCGGCGAATCCGGCAGCGGCAAGAGCACGCTGTTGCACCTGATCGCGGGGCTGGATGCCGCTGATGACGGCACGATCCGGCTGGAGGACATTGAGGTGAGCAAGCTGTCGGACGCGGGCCGCGCCGCAGTGCGGCGCGACCGGATCGGCCTAGTTTTTCAGCAGTTCAACCTGATCCCGAGCCTCTCGGTCGCGGACAATCTCGCCTTCCAGGCCCGGATCGCCGGACGGCATGATGCGAGCTGGCACACGGAACTGGTCGAGCGCCTCGGGCTCGGCGGCCTGTTGAAGCGTTACCCCGAGCAACTGTCCGGTGGCCAGCAGCAGCGGGTCGCGATCGGCCGGGCGCTGGCGACAAAGCCGTCGCTGCTGCTCGCGGACGAGCCGACCGGCAATCTCGACGAAGCCACCGCCAATGACGTGCTGGCGCTGACGCGCGACCTCGTCGCGCGCACCGGCTGCGGCTTCCTGATGGTGACGCACAGCCTGCATCTCGCCGGTACGCTCGACCGCCACGTCATCCTGCATGCGGGACGGATCGCATGA